The following coding sequences are from one Luteolibacter arcticus window:
- a CDS encoding ABC transporter ATP-binding protein: MNASVTLNSELPTSKVDVTNDHAIEVRDLWMTFPGKRKGEQVHVLENVNLSVKRGEFVCIVGPSGCGKSTLLNIIGGFLKQSSGTAVVEGKPVTGPDPKRIFVFQENGVFPWLTVEDNVGFGLSDKSEKERSEIVRHYIDMVSLTGFEKSYPRELSGGMRQRVEIARALASAPDIIYMDEPFGALDFITRLKMRADLVRIWQEEKKTILFVTHDIEEAVQLADTVLVMSRRPATVQLSLPIDIPRPRDLDSHGYLAARDRIFREMGMSLKVGG, encoded by the coding sequence ATGAACGCCTCCGTAACATTGAATAGCGAACTCCCCACCTCGAAGGTTGACGTGACCAACGACCACGCCATCGAAGTCCGCGACCTTTGGATGACCTTCCCCGGCAAGCGCAAGGGTGAGCAGGTCCACGTGCTCGAGAACGTCAATCTCAGCGTGAAGCGCGGAGAGTTTGTCTGCATCGTCGGCCCGTCCGGCTGCGGCAAATCGACGCTGCTCAATATCATCGGCGGATTTCTCAAGCAGAGTTCCGGCACGGCCGTGGTGGAAGGCAAGCCCGTCACCGGCCCGGATCCCAAGCGCATCTTCGTCTTCCAGGAAAACGGCGTGTTCCCGTGGCTCACCGTCGAGGACAACGTCGGCTTCGGACTTTCCGACAAGAGCGAGAAGGAGCGAAGCGAGATCGTCCGCCACTACATCGACATGGTCAGCCTGACCGGCTTCGAGAAGAGCTATCCGCGCGAGCTTTCCGGCGGCATGCGCCAGCGCGTCGAGATCGCCCGCGCGCTCGCCTCGGCGCCCGACATCATCTACATGGACGAGCCCTTCGGCGCGCTCGACTTCATCACCCGCCTTAAGATGCGGGCCGACCTGGTGCGGATCTGGCAAGAAGAAAAGAAGACGATCCTGTTCGTCACCCACGACATCGAGGAAGCAGTGCAGCTCGCCGATACCGTGCTGGTGATGAGCCGCCGCCCGGCGACGGTACAGCTCAGCCTCCCGATCGACATCCCCCGCCCGCGCGACCTCGATTCCCACGGCTACCTCGCCGCCCGCGACCGGATCTTCCGCGAGATGGGGATGAGCTTGAAGGTGGGTGGGTAG
- a CDS encoding ABC transporter permease, which produces MKKELTLPLGVAAFFLLAWHFAVKLTGSDIFPTPWQVVLGLIELVQKGVLLKYTMASLFRVTWGLGLATLLGVPFGLLLGWYAPASAAFNPVVQIFRPISPIAWIPVAILWFGVTDVASVFLIFLAAVFPIITSTAAAVANMQPVYVRAARNFGLKDSQLFRQVILPACLPQILTGLRISLGIGWLVVVAAEMIAVDSGLGYLIIDSRNAGKRYDLVVAGMVMIGLIGLTLDFAVRQLEKFDEVRWGYANK; this is translated from the coding sequence ATGAAGAAAGAACTGACCCTCCCGCTTGGCGTTGCCGCGTTCTTCCTCCTCGCCTGGCACTTCGCCGTGAAACTTACCGGCAGCGACATATTTCCCACACCGTGGCAGGTCGTCCTCGGCCTCATCGAACTGGTGCAAAAAGGCGTTCTGCTCAAATACACGATGGCGTCGCTGTTCCGGGTCACGTGGGGTTTGGGACTGGCGACTTTGTTAGGGGTGCCTTTCGGCTTGCTGTTGGGCTGGTACGCCCCCGCTTCCGCTGCATTCAATCCGGTGGTTCAAATCTTCAGGCCGATCTCCCCAATCGCTTGGATTCCCGTGGCGATCCTGTGGTTCGGAGTCACCGATGTCGCATCGGTCTTCCTGATTTTCCTGGCGGCCGTGTTCCCGATCATCACCTCCACCGCGGCGGCAGTGGCCAACATGCAGCCCGTCTACGTCCGCGCGGCGCGCAACTTTGGCCTGAAGGACAGTCAACTCTTCCGCCAGGTGATCCTTCCCGCATGCCTGCCGCAAATCCTGACCGGCCTGCGCATCTCACTGGGCATCGGATGGCTGGTGGTGGTCGCCGCCGAAATGATCGCGGTCGATTCCGGCCTCGGCTACCTGATCATCGATTCGCGCAATGCGGGAAAACGCTATGACCTCGTCGTCGCCGGCATGGTGATGATCGGCTTGATCGGTCTCACACTCGATTTCGCGGTGCGCCAGCTCGAGAAATTCGACGAAGTCCGCTGGGGCTATGCCAACAAATGA
- a CDS encoding ABC transporter substrate-binding protein produces the protein MTLRRTFAFAAILWVTAVSVGHVYLNMKPSEWFQKEEEKKMKIGFLPVTCHLTCPVTDFINRNLEGEGLYEPMKFSGWPELKEAFISGHTKATFILAPMAIALREQGVPIKIVYLGHRDGTALMVQKDSDIRSIADLRGKTVAVPNRYSNQRLLIFRALNNAGMSINDIKLIEMPPPDMPAGLYSKSVDAVTSGEPFMGQCELDGYGRVLYLTKDIWPNFISCVLAVHEDEIRDHPDRVQKLVSGIANSGMWIDKGPENRSATAQFVSKRYYNQHPRLLEFVLSKPPDRVTYSNLALQRANFEEIEKLGVQSGILKGTAHFEDYTDTRFSEAVESQKKAYDYSPAQALKDLEAGK, from the coding sequence ATGACGCTCCGCCGCACATTCGCTTTCGCCGCAATCCTCTGGGTGACGGCCGTTTCCGTCGGCCATGTATACCTGAACATGAAGCCATCCGAGTGGTTTCAAAAGGAGGAGGAAAAGAAGATGAAAATCGGCTTCCTGCCGGTCACCTGCCACCTGACCTGCCCGGTCACCGATTTCATCAATCGCAATCTCGAGGGTGAGGGCCTGTACGAGCCGATGAAATTCAGCGGCTGGCCGGAGCTCAAGGAGGCCTTCATCTCCGGCCACACCAAAGCCACCTTCATCCTCGCGCCGATGGCGATCGCGCTGCGCGAGCAGGGTGTGCCCATCAAGATCGTCTACCTCGGCCACCGCGACGGCACCGCGCTGATGGTTCAGAAGGACTCGGACATCCGCAGCATCGCCGACCTCCGCGGCAAGACCGTCGCCGTGCCGAACCGCTACTCGAACCAGCGGTTGCTGATTTTCCGCGCGCTAAACAACGCCGGAATGAGCATCAACGACATCAAACTGATCGAGATGCCACCGCCGGACATGCCGGCCGGCCTCTACTCGAAATCGGTGGATGCGGTGACCAGCGGCGAACCCTTCATGGGCCAGTGCGAACTCGATGGTTACGGCCGCGTGCTCTATCTGACCAAGGACATCTGGCCGAATTTCATCTCCTGCGTGCTGGCGGTGCACGAGGATGAGATCCGCGACCATCCCGACCGCGTGCAGAAGCTCGTCAGCGGCATCGCCAACAGCGGCATGTGGATCGACAAAGGCCCCGAGAACCGCTCGGCGACCGCGCAGTTCGTTTCCAAGCGCTACTACAATCAGCATCCGCGCCTGCTGGAATTCGTGCTCAGCAAGCCGCCCGATCGCGTGACCTACAGCAACCTTGCCCTGCAACGCGCGAACTTCGAGGAGATCGAGAAGCTCGGTGTTCAATCCGGTATCCTCAAAGGTACCGCCCATTTTGAAGACTACACCGACACTCGCTTCAGCGAGGCGGTCGAGTCGCAGAAGAAGGCGTATGATTATTCACCGGCGCAGGCGCTAAAAGATCTCGAAGCAGGCAAATGA
- a CDS encoding helix-turn-helix transcriptional regulator produces the protein MLASTVDRWLKKHYRDPIDLPALAGEIGITPFLLCRLYRERSGKTLRLKQREIRITHAAKLLSNGERKVGDVARAVGYGSVSHFTKAFLEEKGTLPSIWKSRPRIVSVPETAGSLPPPGLTFVRATMGEVPPELSYESGQWMPARADPAPRARAGRGSKRSGKRWQEGNAFLD, from the coding sequence TTGCTGGCCTCCACCGTCGACCGGTGGCTGAAGAAACACTATCGCGACCCGATCGACCTTCCCGCCTTGGCAGGGGAGATCGGGATCACCCCTTTTTTGCTCTGTCGACTCTATCGCGAGCGCTCCGGGAAGACCCTCCGCCTGAAGCAGCGGGAAATCCGCATCACCCACGCAGCGAAGCTTCTGTCCAATGGAGAGCGGAAGGTCGGCGATGTCGCCCGGGCGGTGGGCTATGGAAGTGTGAGCCACTTCACCAAGGCCTTCCTTGAGGAAAAGGGGACGCTTCCGAGCATTTGGAAAAGCCGGCCACGGATCGTCTCCGTTCCGGAAACGGCGGGCAGCCTGCCGCCACCCGGGCTCACGTTTGTCAGGGCGACCATGGGAGAGGTGCCGCCGGAGCTTTCCTACGAGTCCGGGCAATGGATGCCTGCGCGCGCCGATCCTGCGCCACGGGCCCGCGCGGGACGAGGTTCCAAGCGCTCCGGAAAGCGATGGCAGGAAGGGAACGCCTTTCTCGATTGA
- a CDS encoding D-2-hydroxyacid dehydrogenase produces the protein MKAALALACLLGTASAQSVLLPESMKDEVAGLTKEHPTLKFDFYGSSRDAKEKIAAAEGYIGSPDEGLLEAGTKLRWIHISGAGIERFAALQKIKDGSVTLTNFKIQQGPEIADHAFALLLSLTRNLAAFQRAQDQGAWGRNDARLPMIELRGRTLMVIGYGGIGTQVAERAKAFGMKVIAIDPKDLPISQTLDRSGKPDELDELLPDADVVVSCVPHTPQTEKMLGATQFAAMKKGAYLINVSRGKIVDTDALVKALQEKKLAGAGLDVTDPEPLPQDHPLWKMPNVVITPHVAWASDQRPDRQDELVLTNLSRFARGLALKNRVDPAKGY, from the coding sequence ATGAAAGCCGCCCTCGCCCTCGCTTGCCTGCTAGGCACCGCGTCCGCCCAGTCCGTGCTGCTGCCGGAGTCGATGAAGGACGAGGTCGCCGGTCTCACCAAGGAGCACCCCACGCTCAAGTTCGACTTCTACGGCAGCTCGCGCGACGCGAAGGAAAAGATCGCCGCCGCGGAAGGCTACATCGGTTCGCCGGACGAGGGGCTGCTCGAAGCCGGCACGAAGCTCCGCTGGATCCACATTTCCGGCGCGGGCATCGAGCGCTTCGCCGCCTTGCAAAAGATCAAGGACGGCTCGGTCACGCTGACGAATTTCAAGATCCAGCAGGGCCCCGAGATCGCCGACCACGCGTTCGCGCTGCTGCTCTCCCTGACGCGCAACCTGGCCGCCTTCCAGCGGGCACAGGATCAAGGCGCCTGGGGCAGAAACGATGCCCGGCTTCCGATGATCGAGCTGCGCGGCCGCACGCTGATGGTCATCGGCTACGGCGGGATCGGCACCCAGGTCGCGGAGCGCGCCAAGGCCTTCGGCATGAAAGTCATTGCGATCGACCCCAAGGACCTGCCGATTTCCCAGACCCTCGACCGTAGCGGCAAGCCGGACGAACTCGACGAACTGCTGCCCGACGCCGATGTCGTGGTGAGCTGCGTCCCGCATACCCCCCAGACGGAGAAAATGCTCGGGGCCACCCAATTCGCCGCGATGAAAAAAGGGGCCTATCTGATCAACGTCTCGCGCGGCAAGATCGTGGACACCGACGCCCTGGTGAAGGCCCTTCAGGAAAAGAAGCTCGCCGGAGCCGGCCTCGACGTCACCGACCCCGAACCGCTGCCGCAGGATCACCCGCTGTGGAAGATGCCGAATGTCGTCATCACGCCCCACGTGGCCTGGGCGTCGGACCAGCGGCCCGACCGGCAGGACGAATTGGTTCTAACCAACCTGTCCCGGTTCGCCCGCGGCCTGGCGCTCAAGAACCGGGTCGACCCGGCGAAGGGCTACTGA
- a CDS encoding ABC transporter ATP-binding protein/permease: MDQPPKFTRHVWKQLWRLIRPYFFGKTRGKAWTQLGTLITLSVAVTWVSIFSLRVMRDVMTALEKQDTEGFERALWIYIGTFAASIPLAAFYRYVEERLALNWRDFLARTFMIRYFSNRAYYRLQGHEEIDNPDQRISEDARNFTTTSLSFSLLVINSIIQILGFARELWMISGTLVAVLVGYALFGTLVAFLIGRRLIGLNYLQYEREANLRYGLVRVRDNAESIAFYRGERKELRDLRRRLGGVVGNMVVLIKWNRNLAFFTTGYNSLALILPLAIVAPLFLRGEVEFGTIPQAMGAFGAFLAAVSLFITQFERLSAFAAGVTRLGSLWEFLDERDVEDDLEAETDEQIEISEEKRTIALENLTVATPGGERILLRDLTFRLPPGKSLLIMGESGSGKSSLLRTIAGLWNSGEGKIGRPPYRNMMFLPQRPYMVPGSLRTQLDYPEARRDTDPATLQEVLETVNLPELAKRVDGDFDREADWANMLSLGEQQRLSFARLLMKKPAIAFLDESSSALDEPNEEHLYLYLREHRYTYVSVGHRSTLLKYHDWVMKIGKDGEWEIIKTADLEPIPS, translated from the coding sequence TCGCGGTGACGTGGGTCTCGATCTTCTCGCTGCGGGTCATGCGGGACGTGATGACCGCGCTCGAAAAGCAGGACACGGAGGGCTTCGAGCGAGCGCTGTGGATCTACATCGGCACCTTCGCCGCGAGCATTCCGCTGGCTGCGTTCTATCGATACGTGGAAGAGCGGCTCGCCCTGAACTGGCGGGACTTCCTCGCCCGCACCTTCATGATCCGGTACTTCTCGAACCGGGCCTACTACCGCTTGCAGGGCCATGAGGAGATCGACAACCCGGACCAGCGCATCTCGGAAGACGCCCGGAATTTCACCACCACCTCGCTGTCGTTCTCGCTGCTGGTGATCAACTCGATTATTCAGATCCTCGGATTCGCCCGTGAGTTGTGGATGATCTCCGGGACGCTGGTGGCCGTGCTGGTGGGCTACGCCCTCTTCGGCACACTGGTCGCCTTTCTCATTGGCCGGCGGCTGATCGGCCTGAACTACCTCCAGTACGAGCGCGAGGCGAACCTCCGCTACGGCTTGGTGCGGGTCCGGGACAACGCCGAATCGATCGCATTCTACCGCGGCGAGCGCAAGGAGCTGCGCGACCTGCGGCGGCGGCTCGGCGGCGTGGTGGGCAACATGGTGGTGCTGATCAAGTGGAACCGGAATCTGGCCTTCTTCACCACCGGCTACAACTCGCTCGCCTTGATCCTGCCGCTGGCGATTGTCGCGCCACTCTTCCTGCGGGGGGAGGTTGAGTTCGGCACCATCCCCCAAGCGATGGGTGCCTTTGGTGCCTTCCTCGCGGCGGTGTCGCTCTTCATCACCCAGTTCGAAAGGCTGAGCGCCTTCGCCGCCGGCGTCACCCGCTTGGGATCGCTGTGGGAATTCCTCGACGAGCGGGACGTAGAAGACGACCTCGAAGCCGAGACCGACGAGCAAATCGAGATAAGCGAGGAGAAGCGCACGATTGCGCTGGAGAATCTCACGGTGGCCACGCCGGGCGGCGAACGCATCTTGCTGCGCGATCTCACCTTCCGCCTTCCGCCGGGAAAGAGCCTGCTGATCATGGGAGAGAGCGGCTCGGGCAAGAGTTCCCTGCTGCGTACCATCGCCGGCCTCTGGAACTCTGGCGAGGGCAAGATCGGCCGCCCGCCGTATCGGAACATGATGTTCCTGCCCCAGCGACCCTACATGGTCCCCGGAAGCCTGCGCACCCAGCTCGACTACCCGGAAGCCCGGCGCGACACCGACCCCGCCACCTTGCAGGAGGTGCTCGAAACGGTGAACCTGCCCGAACTGGCCAAGCGGGTGGACGGCGATTTCGACCGCGAGGCCGATTGGGCGAACATGCTCTCCTTGGGCGAGCAGCAGCGGCTGTCATTCGCCCGCCTGCTCATGAAGAAGCCCGCGATCGCCTTCCTGGACGAATCGTCGAGCGCGCTCGACGAGCCCAATGAAGAACACCTCTACCTCTACCTCCGCGAGCACCGCTACACCTACGTCAGCGTCGGTCACCGCTCGACGCTCCTGAAATATCACGACTGGGTGATGAAGATCGGCAAGGATGGCGAGTGGGAGATCATCAAAACCGCCGACCTGGAGCCCATTCCCTCGTGA